A genomic region of Pseudomonas sp. KU43P contains the following coding sequences:
- the rnhA gene encoding ribonuclease HI: protein MSESVELYTDGACKGNPGPGGWGVLLIYKGVEKELWGGERETTNNRMELMAAIQGLMALKRECEVVLTTDSQYVMKGINEWMVNWKKRGWKTAAKEPVKNADLWQLLDEQVNRHKVTWKWVRGHIGHPGNERADQLANRGVEEVRAKR from the coding sequence ATGAGCGAAAGCGTCGAGCTGTATACCGATGGTGCCTGCAAGGGCAACCCTGGCCCCGGCGGCTGGGGCGTCCTGCTGATCTACAAGGGCGTCGAGAAGGAACTGTGGGGCGGTGAGCGCGAAACCACCAACAACCGCATGGAGCTGATGGCGGCGATCCAGGGGCTGATGGCGCTCAAGCGTGAATGCGAGGTGGTGCTGACCACCGACTCGCAGTACGTGATGAAGGGCATCAACGAATGGATGGTCAACTGGAAGAAGCGCGGCTGGAAGACCGCCGCGAAAGAGCCGGTGAAAAACGCCGACCTGTGGCAGTTGCTGGACGAGCAGGTCAACCGCCACAAGGTCACCTGGAAATGGGTGCGTGGCCACATCGGCCACCCGGGCAACGAACGTGCCGACCAGCTGGCCAACCGCGGCGTCGAGGAAGTGCGCGCCAAGCGCTGA
- the dnaQ gene encoding DNA polymerase III subunit epsilon encodes MEQQQDKRLVILDTETTGMPVSEGHRIIEIGCVEVIGRRLTGRHFHVYLQPDRESDEGAINVHGITDAFLVGKPRFADVAQEFFDFIQGATLVIHNAAFDVGFINNEFALLGQSDRADISNHCTILDTLLLARARHPGQRNSLDALCKRYDIDNSGRELHGALLDSELLADVYLAMTGGQTSLSLAGHGADGDNDGQGSGGSEIRRIVGRAPGPVIMASAEELEAHAERLAAIAKSAGGPSMWQALTETPAG; translated from the coding sequence GTGGAGCAGCAGCAAGATAAACGCCTGGTCATTCTCGACACCGAAACCACCGGCATGCCGGTCAGCGAAGGCCACCGGATCATCGAGATCGGTTGCGTCGAGGTCATCGGCCGGCGCCTGACCGGGCGGCACTTCCACGTCTACCTGCAGCCTGACCGCGAAAGTGACGAGGGCGCGATCAACGTCCACGGTATCACCGATGCCTTCCTGGTCGGCAAGCCGCGCTTCGCCGATGTCGCCCAGGAGTTCTTCGACTTCATCCAGGGCGCCACGCTGGTCATCCACAACGCGGCGTTCGACGTTGGTTTCATCAACAACGAGTTCGCGTTGCTGGGGCAAAGCGACCGCGCCGATATCTCGAACCACTGCACCATCCTCGATACCCTGTTGCTGGCGCGTGCCCGTCACCCGGGGCAGCGCAACAGCCTCGATGCGCTGTGCAAACGCTACGACATCGACAACTCCGGCCGCGAGCTGCACGGCGCATTGCTCGACTCCGAGCTGCTGGCGGACGTCTACCTGGCGATGACGGGTGGCCAGACCAGCCTGTCGCTGGCTGGGCACGGGGCTGACGGTGACAACGACGGTCAGGGCAGTGGTGGTAGTGAAATTCGCCGGATTGTCGGCCGTGCGCCGGGGCCGGTGATCATGGCCAGTGCCGAGGAACTGGAGGCCCATGCCGAGCGTTTGGCGGCGATTGCCAAGTCGGCGGGTGGGCCTTCGATGTGGCAGGCGTTGACGGAGACGCCTGCTGGCTGA
- a CDS encoding Orn/Lys/Arg decarboxylase N-terminal domain-containing protein: protein MYKDLKFPILIVHRAIKADSVAGERIRGIAQELSQDGFAILAAADHAEARLVAATHHGLACMLIAAEGVGANTHLLENIAELIRLARARAPDLPIFALGEQVTLENAPAEAMGELNQLRGVLYLFEDTVPFLARQVARAAHNYLDGLLPPFFKALVQHTAQSNYSWHTPGHGGGVAYRKSPVGQAFHQFFGENTLRSDLSVSVPELGSLLDHTGPLAQAEARAARNFGADHTFFVINGTSTANKIVWHAMVGRDDLVLVDRNCHKSVVHAIIMTGAIPVYLCPERNELGIIGPIPLSEFTPEAIQAKIQANPLAKGREPRIKLAVVTNSTYDGLCYHAGLIKQVLGPSVEVLHFDEAWFAYAAFHEFFAERYAMGTLCNAHSPLVFSTHSTHKLLAAFSQASMIHVQDGAQRQLDRDRFNEAFMMHISTSPQYSILASLDVASAMMEGPAGRSLLQEMFDEALSFRRALANLREHIAADDWWFSIWQPPAAEGIQRLDAQDWLLQPRAEWHGFGEVADDYVLLDPLKVTLVMPGLSAGGVLGEHGIPAAVVSKFLWERGLVVEKTGLYSFLVLFSMGITKGKWSTLLTELLEFKRHYDANTALGTCLPSIVAVDASRYQGMGLRDLCDQLHACYRTNATAKQLKRLFTRLPEVAMTPARAYDLMVRGEVEAVPIEALLGRVAAVMLVPYPPGIPLIMPGERFTEATRSILDYLAFARAFNSGFPGFVADVHGLQNESGQYTVDCIKGCE, encoded by the coding sequence ATGTACAAGGACCTCAAGTTCCCCATCCTCATCGTCCACCGTGCCATCAAGGCCGACAGTGTCGCCGGTGAGCGCATCCGTGGCATCGCGCAGGAACTGAGCCAGGACGGCTTCGCCATCCTCGCCGCCGCCGACCACGCCGAAGCGCGCCTGGTCGCCGCCACCCACCATGGCCTGGCCTGCATGCTGATCGCCGCCGAGGGCGTCGGGGCCAATACCCACCTGCTGGAAAACATCGCCGAACTGATCCGCCTGGCCCGTGCCCGTGCGCCCGACCTGCCGATCTTCGCCTTGGGTGAGCAGGTCACCCTGGAAAATGCCCCCGCCGAGGCCATGGGCGAGCTGAACCAGTTGCGTGGCGTCCTCTACCTGTTCGAAGACACCGTGCCATTTCTCGCCCGCCAGGTGGCGCGCGCTGCGCACAACTACCTCGACGGCCTGCTGCCACCGTTCTTCAAGGCGCTGGTCCAGCACACCGCGCAGTCCAATTATTCCTGGCATACCCCTGGCCACGGCGGCGGTGTAGCCTACCGCAAGAGCCCGGTGGGCCAGGCGTTCCACCAGTTCTTCGGGGAAAACACGCTGCGCTCGGACCTGTCCGTCTCGGTGCCCGAGCTTGGGTCGCTGCTCGACCACACCGGCCCGCTGGCCCAGGCCGAAGCCCGTGCGGCGCGCAATTTTGGCGCCGACCACACCTTCTTCGTGATCAACGGCACTTCCACCGCCAACAAGATCGTCTGGCACGCGATGGTCGGCCGTGATGACCTGGTGCTGGTGGACCGCAACTGCCACAAGTCGGTGGTGCACGCGATCATCATGACCGGTGCTATCCCTGTCTACCTGTGCCCGGAGCGCAACGAACTGGGCATCATCGGGCCTATCCCGCTCAGTGAGTTCACCCCAGAGGCGATCCAGGCAAAGATCCAGGCCAACCCGCTGGCGAAGGGGCGTGAGCCGCGGATCAAGCTGGCAGTGGTGACCAACTCCACCTACGACGGCCTGTGTTATCACGCCGGCCTGATCAAGCAAGTGCTTGGCCCCAGTGTCGAGGTGCTGCACTTCGACGAGGCCTGGTTCGCCTACGCGGCGTTTCATGAGTTCTTCGCCGAACGCTATGCCATGGGCACCCTGTGCAATGCCCATAGCCCACTGGTTTTCAGCACCCACTCCACCCACAAATTGCTTGCCGCCTTCAGCCAGGCGTCGATGATCCATGTGCAAGATGGCGCGCAGCGCCAACTCGACCGCGACCGGTTCAATGAAGCGTTCATGATGCATATCTCCACTTCGCCGCAGTACAGCATCCTCGCCTCGCTGGATGTGGCGTCAGCGATGATGGAGGGGCCGGCGGGGCGCTCGCTGTTGCAGGAGATGTTCGACGAAGCCCTGAGTTTTCGCCGGGCCCTGGCCAACCTGCGCGAGCACATTGCCGCCGATGACTGGTGGTTCAGTATCTGGCAGCCGCCAGCGGCGGAGGGTATCCAGCGCCTCGATGCCCAGGACTGGCTATTGCAGCCGAGGGCCGAGTGGCATGGTTTTGGCGAGGTTGCGGACGACTATGTGCTGCTCGACCCGCTGAAGGTGACATTGGTGATGCCGGGCCTGAGTGCCGGTGGCGTGCTGGGCGAGCACGGCATTCCTGCGGCGGTGGTCAGCAAGTTTCTCTGGGAACGCGGCCTGGTGGTGGAGAAGACCGGGCTCTACAGCTTCCTGGTGCTGTTCTCGATGGGCATCACCAAGGGCAAGTGGAGCACGCTGCTGACCGAGCTGCTGGAGTTCAAGCGCCACTATGACGCCAACACCGCGCTTGGCACGTGCCTGCCCAGCATCGTCGCGGTCGACGCTTCACGTTACCAGGGCATGGGCCTGCGCGATCTGTGCGATCAGTTGCACGCCTGCTACCGCACCAATGCCACGGCCAAGCAACTCAAGCGTCTGTTCACGCGCTTGCCCGAAGTGGCCATGACGCCGGCGCGGGCCTACGACCTGATGGTGCGTGGGGAGGTGGAGGCGGTACCGATCGAGGCGCTGCTCGGCCGGGTCGCTGCCGTGATGCTGGTGCCTTACCCGCCGGGCATTCCGTTGATCATGCCGGGCGAGCGGTTTACCGAAGCGACCCGCTCGATCCTCGACTACCTGGCATTCGCCCGTGCTTTCAACAGTGGCTTCCCCGGCTTCGTCGCCGATGTGCATGGCCTGCAGAACGAAAGTGGCCAGTACACGGTGGACTGCATCAAGGGATGCGAATGA
- the gloB gene encoding hydroxyacylglutathione hydrolase encodes MIQIDALPAFSDNYIWLLQDTAKRRCAVVDPGDAGPVEAWLAAHPGWVLEDILVTHHHNDHVGGVERLKQLTGARVCGPANERIPCRDLALDEGDQVTVLGVNFTVLAVPGHTLGHIALFSDQPATPVLFSGDTLFAAGCGRMFEGTPQQMQPALARLAALPEHTKVYCAHEYTLSNLRFAMAVEPGNPHVQQRFEDVTRLRAENRITLPSTIGLERLTNPFLRTSETLVKQKADEWKGHSNDSQVTVFAALRSWKDTF; translated from the coding sequence ATGATACAGATCGATGCTCTCCCCGCTTTCTCCGACAACTACATCTGGTTGTTACAGGATACTGCCAAACGCCGCTGCGCGGTGGTCGATCCCGGCGACGCCGGCCCAGTGGAGGCCTGGCTGGCCGCGCACCCCGGCTGGGTACTGGAAGACATTCTGGTCACCCACCACCACAACGACCACGTCGGTGGCGTCGAACGCCTCAAGCAGCTGACCGGCGCCAGAGTCTGCGGCCCTGCCAACGAGCGCATTCCCTGCCGCGACCTGGCGCTGGACGAAGGCGACCAGGTCACGGTGCTGGGCGTGAACTTCACGGTGCTCGCCGTGCCAGGGCACACCCTTGGCCATATCGCGTTGTTCAGCGATCAGCCCGCCACGCCCGTGCTGTTCAGTGGCGACACCCTGTTCGCCGCAGGCTGCGGGCGTATGTTCGAAGGCACGCCACAGCAGATGCAGCCCGCCCTGGCCCGCCTGGCCGCGCTGCCGGAACACACTAAAGTGTACTGCGCCCACGAATACACCCTGAGCAACCTGCGTTTTGCCATGGCCGTGGAGCCCGGCAATCCGCACGTTCAGCAGCGGTTCGAAGACGTTACCCGTTTGCGCGCGGAAAATCGCATCACATTGCCATCAACCATCGGCCTGGAGCGCCTGACCAACCCCTTCCTGCGTACATCTGAAACATTAGTTAAACAAAAAGCAGACGAATGGAAGGGACATTCAAACGACTCGCAGGTCACTGTTTTTGCTGCCTTGAGGTCTTGGAAGGACACCTTCTGA
- a CDS encoding class I SAM-dependent methyltransferase — protein sequence MTDQAFAQADPDWIELISLAREWFNGPLGQLMLKEEEKLLEEELGRFFGGYLVHYGPCAEAPPSAPQVQRNVRLGAPLPGVEIVCEEQAWPLSEHAADVVVLQHGLDFCLSPHGLLREAASAVRPGGHLLIVGINPWSSWGMRHFFSHGALRKARCISPSRVGDWLNLLGFALEKRRFGCYRPPLASPAWQQRLAGWERLAGGWQGSGGGVYLLVARKMVVGLRPLRPERREPMGKLLPLPLAKVNRTAVNPDTEKH from the coding sequence ATGACCGACCAAGCCTTTGCCCAGGCCGACCCAGACTGGATCGAGCTGATCAGCCTGGCCCGTGAGTGGTTCAACGGCCCGCTCGGCCAGTTGATGTTGAAGGAAGAGGAAAAACTGCTGGAAGAAGAGCTGGGGCGCTTCTTTGGCGGTTACCTGGTGCATTATGGCCCTTGTGCCGAAGCGCCGCCCAGCGCCCCTCAGGTGCAACGCAATGTGCGCCTGGGCGCACCGCTGCCGGGTGTGGAGATCGTCTGCGAGGAGCAGGCCTGGCCGCTGAGCGAGCATGCCGCCGACGTGGTCGTGCTCCAGCATGGCCTGGATTTCTGCCTGTCGCCCCATGGGTTGTTGCGCGAAGCCGCCAGTGCTGTGCGCCCGGGCGGCCATTTGCTGATCGTCGGCATCAACCCCTGGAGCAGTTGGGGCATGCGCCATTTCTTCAGCCATGGCGCGTTGCGCAAGGCTCGCTGCATTTCACCATCTCGGGTAGGCGACTGGTTGAACCTGCTGGGCTTCGCCCTGGAGAAACGCCGCTTCGGGTGCTATCGTCCGCCGCTTGCCTCGCCGGCCTGGCAACAACGCCTGGCAGGCTGGGAACGTTTGGCGGGTGGCTGGCAAGGCTCCGGTGGCGGGGTCTACCTGCTGGTGGCGCGCAAGATGGTGGTCGGCCTGCGGCCGCTGCGCCCGGAGCGTCGCGAGCCGATGGGCAAGCTGCTGCCCTTGCCGTTGGCCAAGGTCAACCGCACCGCCGTCAACCCCGATACCGAAAAGCACTGA
- the phnX gene encoding phosphonoacetaldehyde hydrolase yields MNYSNPTQLQAAILDWAGTVVDFGSFAPTQIFVEAFAEFDVQVSIEEARGPMGMGKWDHIRTLCDVPEIAERYRKVFGRTPTDDDVTAIYNRFMPLQIEKIAVHSALIPGALDTLTGLRQDGLKIGSCSGYPKVVMDKVVELAANNGYVADHVVATDETPNGRPWPAQALANVIALGIDDVAACVKVDDTVPGILEGRRAGMWTVALVCSGNALGLTWEGYQALSAEKLESERKRIHAMFEHSRPHYLIDTINELPEVIADINRRLAKGEMPQAS; encoded by the coding sequence ATGAACTACAGCAACCCTACCCAGCTGCAAGCCGCCATCCTCGACTGGGCCGGCACCGTGGTCGACTTCGGCTCATTCGCCCCGACCCAGATCTTCGTCGAAGCCTTCGCCGAGTTCGATGTACAGGTCTCGATCGAAGAAGCCCGTGGCCCGATGGGCATGGGCAAGTGGGACCACATCCGCACCCTGTGCGATGTGCCAGAAATCGCCGAACGCTATCGCAAGGTGTTCGGCCGCACGCCGACCGATGATGATGTCACCGCCATCTACAACCGCTTCATGCCACTGCAGATCGAAAAGATCGCCGTGCACTCGGCGCTGATCCCTGGCGCCCTGGACACCCTCACCGGCCTGCGCCAGGACGGCCTGAAGATCGGCTCGTGCTCGGGCTACCCGAAAGTGGTGATGGACAAGGTGGTGGAATTGGCGGCCAACAACGGTTATGTCGCCGACCATGTGGTGGCCACCGACGAAACCCCGAATGGCCGCCCATGGCCAGCCCAGGCCCTGGCCAACGTGATTGCCCTGGGCATCGATGATGTGGCGGCCTGCGTGAAGGTTGACGACACGGTGCCGGGCATCCTGGAAGGCCGCCGCGCCGGCATGTGGACCGTGGCCCTGGTGTGCTCGGGCAACGCGTTGGGCCTGACCTGGGAAGGCTATCAGGCACTGAGTGCGGAAAAGTTGGAAAGCGAGCGAAAACGTATCCACGCGATGTTCGAGCATTCTCGCCCGCACTACCTGATCGATACCATCAATGAGCTGCCCGAGGTGATTGCAGACATCAACCGGCGCTTGGCCAAAGGGGAAATGCCGCAGGCATCCTGA
- a CDS encoding NEL-type E3 ubiquitin ligase domain-containing protein, giving the protein MSNTPSAMRTADEKILGATDDFIAARLPAWLKQASRAQLSGLRAAFNIHQASQARLRRHTLKLEPLDVFAEKHLKVLLAKPLPEGVEFSQLEWLVVTPWLGTLGSSDMQAFGYQASRTSGILRLMSNFELGNSFYAGSGLVAPGQDEVLSISDTELVSTCRMLDVGKKYQDELDQVFNAEALGILADDKRSGLALASKIAAMKGDISAKVEIALLEMTREQIHLEKSGLRGYGGTLQVLGQVAADGMLVRLRDVEGRQVGVLLYLPSDPLQALRYFADETSMNSALAALLQDESYLSFFTQLISLQNRASFVEQLGKRLKDPKPDLDLEGVVVEGSIFDALASAQVKRTKEDARLLLVPTAEADVKAARARHEAWKSAGLNLINLAGLFIPVLGALLLGQLVLQTLSDVFEGAQDWYEGHRHEALEHMLGVAEALAVTTATVVGVSVVRSALVAAMEPVNVRSGIKRLWDDSLVPYESVPGNIALRPDGLYGDGKQRWLRSGSRYYEVHRPDPQGPYRLRHQRRSGAYEPVVLHNDERCWRPICERPWEWDDRARMLDRLWPQHPMIGAQRAEQVLRVAGVDQDELRGILMENRVLPVNLREALRSFEADEQIGRFFDHLQRKRLDAQDEKLLKWCEGLPDVGKGIAQVLKAKLQLRGALYMHLTRPDIVGNDPLFKQLQRDFPGLGDSYATLLAGGASALERSEAVSNRRLPQGLALKAASLLRVARISKALAGLYLASGYCTETGELVFALLNQLDPRTININLCEGEVDGRLVASLVAQGQGEPLRTLVHQEGRFNAFEADGSKLEISVDDPGDLFEVITALTTPAQWAELGVEGDDGVSQVLRGRALEQLPEGHEEIARFMEWPERTRWFNPGQRLEDGRVGYLLSGRGAERARTSREVLRDGMRRYFPGLSETQIDKELQRMLAGRASAYDLLLELQDDHEQLEVTLQRWQGSELNDARRQIRGHVAQRLRRAWGAQAEVEAVNDDGVVRQRLSLTDLTITTLPAFALQLNFTYITSLVMTGTTISEVPSQFLSAFSGLRVLSMGGNALLRVPEGISYLTELRELSLARNNIRLDAASEQALTRLPRLCSLDLSHNPLGQFAMRFNHLPHMVKLYLRNCRLGTWPLGVELCGFLEVADLRYNQLPAAPNDLLLMPYEFRRAFQLDGNSISSGDLQRFYALDSIPEEPSGPPVSTIDARAWWSGEDAQGQVSLGKRWDELQKTVEGQKFVGLLGNLIAFADFSWKRSYLFEQGWSVLTERENNAVFRQQVDALMAQPMTDDNAVIDRFSQLSLHLRIARAEARVAVGRGAELLDFGRALMRLDFLNQYARRDVVRRQQVRARVDRMAIVLGYRVRLRQRLNLPQQPLALRESQDGRVSGEQLLEALRALRENETHENLAASLCRRSFWQRYVELENAGAFSHLTDVYTQRRNLIEGQRVQLGELQYRASLNALEIEKDADTHALRLQLTLQTIRSLERSRG; this is encoded by the coding sequence ATGTCCAACACACCCTCGGCGATGCGCACGGCCGATGAAAAAATCCTCGGCGCCACCGATGACTTCATTGCTGCAAGGCTGCCGGCCTGGTTGAAGCAGGCTTCACGCGCCCAGTTGTCAGGATTGCGTGCGGCTTTCAATATTCACCAGGCCAGCCAGGCGCGCCTGCGTAGGCACACCCTGAAGCTCGAACCGCTTGACGTATTCGCCGAAAAGCACCTCAAGGTGCTGTTGGCCAAGCCACTGCCCGAGGGCGTGGAGTTTTCACAGCTTGAATGGCTGGTGGTGACGCCCTGGCTGGGTACGCTCGGCAGTTCTGACATGCAGGCGTTTGGTTACCAGGCATCACGCACCTCCGGCATCTTGCGGCTGATGAGCAACTTCGAGCTTGGCAATTCCTTCTATGCCGGATCCGGTCTGGTCGCGCCTGGCCAGGATGAAGTGCTGTCGATCTCGGATACGGAGCTGGTGTCCACGTGCCGAATGCTGGATGTGGGAAAAAAATATCAGGATGAGTTGGACCAGGTCTTCAACGCTGAGGCCTTGGGCATCCTGGCCGATGACAAGCGTTCCGGGCTTGCGTTGGCAAGCAAGATCGCAGCGATGAAAGGCGACATTTCCGCCAAGGTGGAGATCGCCTTGCTTGAAATGACACGCGAACAGATACATCTGGAGAAGTCGGGGCTGCGCGGTTACGGCGGAACATTGCAGGTGCTCGGTCAGGTTGCGGCTGATGGCATGCTGGTCCGCTTGCGCGATGTGGAGGGCCGGCAGGTGGGTGTCCTGCTCTACCTGCCGAGCGATCCGTTGCAGGCATTGCGCTACTTCGCTGATGAAACTTCGATGAACAGTGCCCTGGCCGCATTGCTGCAAGACGAATCCTACCTTTCCTTTTTCACTCAGCTGATCAGCCTGCAAAACCGGGCCAGTTTCGTCGAGCAACTCGGCAAGCGCCTGAAAGACCCGAAACCTGACCTTGACCTCGAAGGTGTCGTGGTTGAGGGCAGCATTTTCGACGCATTGGCCAGTGCCCAGGTCAAACGCACCAAAGAAGATGCGCGGTTACTGTTGGTGCCAACGGCCGAGGCCGATGTCAAGGCCGCCCGCGCCCGGCATGAGGCCTGGAAGTCGGCAGGCCTGAACCTGATCAACCTGGCAGGGCTTTTCATCCCGGTGCTTGGTGCGCTGTTGCTGGGGCAACTGGTGTTGCAGACCTTGAGTGATGTCTTCGAGGGCGCACAGGACTGGTACGAGGGGCACCGTCATGAAGCCTTGGAGCATATGCTCGGCGTGGCCGAAGCGCTGGCTGTGACCACCGCGACCGTGGTCGGCGTGAGTGTCGTGCGCAGTGCCCTGGTCGCTGCCATGGAGCCCGTCAATGTAAGAAGCGGTATCAAGCGTCTGTGGGACGACAGTCTCGTGCCTTACGAGTCGGTGCCCGGGAACATTGCCCTGCGTCCCGATGGCTTGTATGGCGATGGCAAGCAGCGCTGGCTGCGCTCCGGTTCACGTTACTACGAGGTGCATCGGCCTGACCCGCAGGGCCCTTATCGGTTACGCCATCAGCGTCGTTCAGGGGCATACGAGCCCGTCGTGCTGCATAACGATGAGCGATGCTGGCGGCCGATATGCGAGCGGCCCTGGGAGTGGGATGACCGTGCGCGAATGCTCGATCGGCTGTGGCCGCAGCACCCGATGATCGGTGCGCAACGGGCGGAGCAGGTGTTGCGCGTGGCAGGGGTCGATCAAGATGAACTGCGTGGCATCCTGATGGAAAACCGGGTGTTGCCTGTCAATCTGCGCGAAGCGCTGCGCAGCTTCGAGGCGGATGAGCAAATCGGGCGGTTCTTCGACCATTTGCAGCGCAAACGTCTGGATGCGCAGGATGAGAAGCTATTGAAGTGGTGCGAGGGGTTGCCCGATGTGGGCAAGGGTATCGCGCAGGTACTGAAGGCAAAGCTGCAGCTGCGCGGGGCGCTTTACATGCACCTGACACGGCCGGACATTGTTGGAAACGACCCTTTGTTCAAACAGTTGCAGAGGGATTTTCCTGGTTTGGGAGATAGCTATGCCACGCTGCTGGCAGGCGGGGCCAGTGCGCTTGAACGCAGTGAAGCAGTCAGCAATCGCAGGCTTCCCCAAGGGTTGGCGCTCAAAGCGGCTTCGTTGCTGCGTGTGGCGAGAATCAGCAAGGCCTTGGCGGGCCTTTACCTTGCCAGCGGCTATTGCACGGAAACCGGCGAGCTGGTGTTCGCATTGCTCAATCAACTTGACCCTCGGACCATCAACATCAACCTGTGTGAGGGTGAAGTCGACGGACGCCTGGTGGCGAGTCTGGTGGCGCAGGGCCAGGGAGAGCCATTACGGACACTGGTTCATCAGGAGGGGCGGTTCAATGCCTTCGAGGCTGATGGCAGCAAGCTTGAGATTTCCGTAGACGACCCGGGCGATCTTTTCGAAGTCATCACCGCATTGACGACGCCTGCCCAATGGGCCGAGTTGGGGGTCGAGGGGGATGACGGGGTCAGCCAGGTACTGCGGGGCCGGGCACTGGAGCAACTGCCTGAAGGCCATGAGGAGATTGCCCGCTTCATGGAGTGGCCAGAGCGCACACGTTGGTTCAACCCGGGGCAACGCCTGGAAGACGGCCGGGTCGGTTACCTGCTCAGTGGGCGCGGTGCAGAGCGCGCGAGAACGTCTCGGGAGGTGTTGCGAGACGGTATGCGCCGCTACTTTCCGGGCTTGAGCGAAACGCAAATCGATAAGGAACTGCAGCGAATGCTGGCGGGACGGGCTTCGGCGTACGATCTGTTGCTCGAGTTGCAGGACGACCACGAGCAGTTGGAAGTGACGCTGCAACGCTGGCAAGGCAGTGAGCTCAATGATGCCAGGCGGCAAATCCGTGGACACGTTGCCCAACGTCTGAGAAGAGCGTGGGGCGCGCAGGCCGAGGTGGAAGCGGTGAACGATGACGGTGTGGTACGGCAGCGCCTGAGCCTGACTGACTTGACTATCACCACCCTTCCGGCATTTGCGCTACAACTGAACTTCACCTACATCACCTCGTTGGTGATGACCGGTACAACGATCAGCGAAGTGCCGTCACAATTTCTCAGTGCTTTTAGCGGTTTGCGGGTTTTGAGCATGGGGGGGAATGCGCTGCTGCGGGTTCCAGAAGGTATTTCATACCTCACCGAGCTGCGCGAACTGAGCTTGGCGCGCAACAACATTCGACTGGACGCTGCCTCCGAGCAGGCATTGACCCGATTGCCGCGCCTCTGCTCGCTCGACCTCAGCCATAATCCTCTTGGTCAATTCGCGATGAGGTTCAATCATCTGCCGCACATGGTGAAACTCTATTTGCGTAACTGTCGCCTGGGTACCTGGCCGCTCGGCGTGGAGCTCTGTGGCTTTCTCGAGGTAGCAGACTTGCGCTACAACCAGTTGCCGGCTGCGCCAAACGACTTGCTGCTCATGCCGTATGAGTTTCGCCGCGCTTTCCAGCTTGACGGCAATTCGATAAGCAGTGGAGACCTGCAGCGCTTCTACGCGTTGGACAGCATACCGGAAGAGCCGTCTGGGCCGCCCGTCTCGACGATCGATGCACGCGCGTGGTGGTCAGGTGAAGATGCCCAGGGCCAGGTCAGCCTCGGTAAACGCTGGGACGAATTGCAGAAAACAGTGGAAGGGCAAAAGTTTGTTGGACTGTTGGGCAACCTGATTGCGTTTGCCGACTTCAGCTGGAAGCGGTCTTACCTGTTCGAACAGGGCTGGAGCGTGCTGACCGAGCGGGAAAACAATGCCGTGTTTCGCCAGCAAGTCGACGCATTGATGGCCCAGCCGATGACAGATGACAACGCTGTCATCGACCGTTTCAGCCAGTTGTCATTGCACTTGCGCATTGCTCGGGCAGAGGCGCGTGTGGCTGTTGGCCGCGGTGCCGAGCTATTGGATTTCGGGCGGGCGTTGATGCGGCTGGACTTCCTGAACCAGTACGCGCGTCGAGATGTTGTCCGGCGTCAGCAGGTGCGCGCGCGCGTAGACCGCATGGCAATTGTCTTGGGCTACAGGGTGCGGCTGCGCCAGCGCTTGAACTTGCCCCAGCAGCCGTTGGCACTGCGCGAGTCGCAGGACGGTCGGGTATCCGGGGAGCAGTTGCTGGAGGCGCTGCGTGCCTTGCGCGAGAACGAAACCCATGAAAATCTGGCAGCCAGCCTCTGTCGCCGGTCGTTCTGGCAACGGTATGTGGAGCTTGAGAATGCCGGTGCATTCAGTCACTTGACAGACGTGTACACGCAGAGGCGCAACCTTATCGAAGGGCAGCGTGTTCAGTTGGGTGAGCTCCAGTATCGAGCCAGCCTGAACGCGCTGGAAATCGAAAAGGACGCCGATACCCATGCCTTGAGGCTGCAGCTCACCTTGCAGACCATTCGCAGCCTTGAGAGAAGTCGGGGATAG
- a CDS encoding NADPH-dependent FMN reductase: MSQVYSVAVVVGSLRKDSYNRKVARALSELAPSSLDLKIVEIGDLPLYNEDVEAAGVPEPWKRLREEIRRSDAVLFVTPEYNRSVPGCLKNAIDVGSRPYGQSAWSGKPAAVVSVSPGAIGGFGANHAVRQSLVFLDMPCMQMPEAYLGGAANLFDDSGKLSDKTRPFLQGFIDKFASWVKLNRAV; this comes from the coding sequence ATGAGCCAGGTGTATTCGGTAGCGGTCGTCGTCGGCAGCTTGCGCAAGGACTCCTACAACCGCAAGGTGGCCCGCGCCCTTTCAGAGCTGGCACCGTCCAGCCTTGACCTGAAGATCGTCGAGATCGGCGACTTGCCGCTGTACAACGAGGATGTCGAGGCCGCAGGTGTGCCCGAGCCGTGGAAGCGCCTTCGCGAAGAGATCCGCCGTAGCGATGCCGTGCTGTTCGTCACCCCGGAGTACAACCGCTCGGTGCCAGGTTGCCTGAAAAATGCCATCGACGTAGGTTCGCGACCTTACGGCCAGAGCGCCTGGAGCGGCAAGCCCGCGGCCGTGGTGAGCGTGTCGCCGGGGGCCATTGGCGGCTTTGGTGCCAACCACGCCGTGCGCCAGTCGCTGGTCTTCCTCGACATGCCCTGCATGCAGATGCCAGAGGCCTACCTGGGCGGTGCAGCGAACCTGTTCGATGACAGTGGCAAACTCAGCGACAAGACCCGGCCGTTCCTGCAGGGCTTCATCGACAAGTTCGCCTCTTGGGTCAAGCTGAACCGGGCGGTCTGA